The following coding sequences lie in one uncultured Mailhella sp. genomic window:
- a CDS encoding 5-formyltetrahydrofolate cyclo-ligase has translation MDVEHMNKDELRRAIRRRRVELSCGEKGAARSRRMQERLLADELWRQCRRVALFVSVKGEPDTSLLLDEAWRSGRTVFLPRCRKGEKGVMDLIACAGAQELETSGFGIPEPVMTERSRLLSAADLADGPRTLIVVPGLAFDRQGFRLGYGGGYYDRLLAEARCASVGLAFHELLLNRLPHDEWDRPARAVCTEEELLCL, from the coding sequence ATGGATGTCGAACACATGAACAAGGATGAGCTGCGCCGGGCGATACGGCGTCGGCGCGTCGAGCTCTCCTGCGGAGAGAAGGGGGCCGCGCGCTCAAGGCGCATGCAGGAGCGGCTGCTTGCCGACGAGCTCTGGCGGCAGTGCCGCCGCGTGGCGCTGTTTGTTTCCGTCAAGGGCGAACCCGACACGTCGCTGCTTCTCGACGAGGCGTGGAGAAGCGGCAGAACCGTGTTTCTTCCGCGTTGTCGGAAGGGCGAGAAGGGCGTCATGGATTTGATTGCCTGCGCCGGAGCGCAGGAGCTTGAAACGTCCGGCTTCGGCATTCCCGAGCCGGTCATGACGGAGCGCTCCCGTCTGCTTTCCGCCGCAGATCTGGCGGACGGGCCGCGGACGTTGATCGTCGTGCCGGGCCTGGCCTTCGACAGGCAGGGATTCCGGCTGGGCTACGGCGGCGGCTATTACGACAGGCTGCTTGCCGAAGCGCGCTGCGCCAGCGTGGGACTGGCCTTTCACGAACTTTTGTTGAACCGTCTTCCCCACGACGAGTGGGACAGGCCCGCACGGGCCGTGTGTACCGAGGAGGAACTGCTTTGTCTCTGA
- a CDS encoding metallophosphoesterase: MPSPVPESAPYIPSCCSPSARFTRFADSANAGDQPDAGQLWIVLGDIHGCIRRVREIPELEQAAGVILTGDLTTLGGVAAARTVIEAFQAVHPVILAQIGNMDRAEVNDWLEAKGINLHRNVRELSPDVALLGVGGSTFSPFGTPSEFPEARFSEWLEDLARRAASYRELVLVAHNPPYNTVCDRIDGGRHVGSTAIRDFIEEYQPAACLCGHIHESAGIQRVGRTIVANPGPFSAGGYALLTLARPGVRVALRRLES, translated from the coding sequence ATGCCAAGCCCCGTTCCGGAATCAGCTCCGTACATTCCGAGCTGCTGCTCTCCGTCGGCGCGCTTCACGCGTTTTGCCGACTCCGCGAACGCCGGAGATCAGCCCGATGCCGGACAGCTCTGGATCGTGCTCGGCGACATCCACGGTTGCATCCGCCGTGTCAGGGAAATCCCCGAACTGGAACAAGCGGCCGGAGTCATTCTCACCGGCGATCTGACCACGCTGGGAGGCGTTGCCGCCGCCCGCACGGTGATCGAGGCCTTTCAGGCCGTGCATCCCGTCATTCTTGCCCAGATAGGCAACATGGATCGCGCCGAGGTGAATGACTGGCTTGAGGCCAAGGGCATCAACCTGCACCGCAACGTGCGGGAACTGAGCCCGGACGTCGCCCTCCTCGGCGTGGGCGGCTCTACGTTCAGCCCCTTTGGAACGCCGTCGGAATTTCCAGAGGCACGTTTTTCGGAATGGCTGGAGGATCTGGCCCGCCGCGCCGCCAGCTACAGAGAGCTGGTGCTCGTGGCCCACAATCCTCCGTACAACACGGTCTGTGACCGTATCGACGGCGGCCGTCACGTCGGCTCCACCGCCATACGGGATTTCATAGAGGAATATCAGCCCGCCGCCTGCCTGTGCGGGCATATCCACGAATCAGCAGGAATACAGCGCGTCGGACGCACCATCGTCGCCAATCCCGGCCCCTTTTCCGCCGGGGGCTACGCCTTGCTTACGCTTGCACGCCCGGGCGTAAGGGTCGCACTCCGCAGACTGGAGAGCTGA